The Brachyhypopomus gauderio isolate BG-103 chromosome 7, BGAUD_0.2, whole genome shotgun sequence genome has a window encoding:
- the LOC143519228 gene encoding free fatty acid receptor 2-like, whose product MIAKHWMITTFKEFLCYINLFLFLFFRLAQLGDSSCGNKGLPKTHWNGSAMQECEQSLCLSIYIITFITGFPSNILAFYTFGRKVWRKPAPIDILLLNLTISDLLFLLFLPFKMQEVANGMIWDMPYFLCPLSGFVFYMTIYNSTFFLTAVSVERYLGVAYPIRHSLWRRPIYAVAASIFLWILSFLHLSIVYIMPYYDPAGMASPPRNVCYEEFTEAQLHVLLPVRLELCVVLFCVPLVICCFCYVGFIRVLSRLPNIGRRRRLRAIGLGVGTLLVFAVCFGPYNVSHVVGFVMGQSPGWRDKALLLSTFNACLDPLIFYLSSAAVRRALGSLVRGVQSRLEAWTCVRNHQKSSDSKTEKTGTNPFPKPVEINAL is encoded by the exons ATGATAGCAAAACATTGGATGATCACAACATTCAAGGAGTTCCTATGTTACATAaatctatttttatttttattttttcggCTTGCACAACTTGGTGACTCCTCTTGCGGGAACAAAGGCCTCCCTAAG ACGCACTGGAACGGCAGCGCGATGCAGGAGTGTGAGCagagtctctgcctctccatttacatcatcaccttcatcaccGGCTTCCCCTCCAACATCCTGGCCTTCTACACGTTCGGCCGTAAGGTGTGGAGAAAACCCGCCCCCATCGACATCCTCCTCCTCAACCTCACCATCTCCGacctgctcttcctcctcttcctgccgTTCAAGATGCAGGAGGTGGCCAACGGCATGATATGGGACATGCCTTATTTCCTGTGCCCGTTGTCTGGCTTCGTCTTCTACATGACCATCTACAACAGCACCTTCTTCCTGACGGCAGTCAGCGTGGAGCGGTACCTGGGCGTAGCCTACCCCATCCGCCACTCTCTGTGGCGCCGGCCCATCTATGCCGTGGCCGCCAGCATCTTCCTGTGGATCCTGTCCTTCCTCCACCTCAGCATAGTCTACATCATGCCCTACTACGACCCGGCGGGGATGGCCTCTCCGCCCAGGAACGTGTGCTACGAGGAGTTCACGGAGGCCCAGCTGCACGTTTTGCTGCCCGTGAGGCTCGAGCTGTGTGTGGTGCTCTTCTGCGTCCCGCTCGTCATCTGCTGCTTCTGCTATGTGGGCTTCATACGCGTCCTCTCCCGCCTGCCCAACATTGGCCGCCGCCGCCGGCTCCGGGCCATAGGGCTGGGCGTGGGCACGCTGCTGGTGTTCGCCGTCTGTTTCGGGCCCTACAACGTCTCCCATGTGGTGGGCTTCGTGATGGGCCAAAGCCCTGGCTGGAGAGACAAGGCGCTGTTGCTCAGCACCTTCAACGCCTGCCTGGACCCGCTCATCTTCTACCTGTCCTCGGCCGCCGTGCGCCGGGCCCTGGGCAGCCTGGTGCGGGGCGTCCAGAGCAGGTTGGAGGCGTGGA